In Chrysemys picta bellii isolate R12L10 chromosome 4, ASM1138683v2, whole genome shotgun sequence, the sequence aatactgtttacaggcatcaactgtgaaacattagtatagcaaggccttttaacataaagtgtgttctcatgtattccttttaacatgttcaagggattttccaacagattaggaacattgtacattcttacagttcttggtaatagcaacacatcagttacaaaattaccatcagcattaacaacaaatccattgcaagtgtccatctacaatcatggttgtcatgccacacctttggctcaataccattggagtttgggcattttagggttaacctgtggctttcctttgcaaaattcagttttctctttcctccttgtcctgcaggatcacaccctgatttttcttgcttaacagaatttactggctgatggggtgggctctctgtgctaacagctattagcaagtccttcccctcccagccagacaagtaatttgcattaccacagacagaagccagtccaccagttttcatatccttaactgttatcatttccaaggctggactctgtcttaaagagataccacacaaatccaaagagtctgagggtgagagtttgcttgctctcccctgcatcctcaagcatttagccataaaactgttctgctttgaaacaccggtaaccaaatctgtcctcagaccctgaagcacagactgctcacttaaagaattagaatggagacattcctgttccaacaccattgtcttcccaacaagctggccacacacagccactcggttatagggctgctcaactttcttaacagctcttactccatctgagaccttctcaaagctacccacactggatctttcgaaaggaaagtcagtggatccattcacaacagaaaatttctggctgttaggaactgaaacttccttgattaaattactctcacacccttcatttgcagggaactgcttgcacaaattaccatgaggattcctttccccaggagcttttttaagcagcaaatcacccctcactgaaattctgcccttaccctcttcacctagggcttgctctaaaggaacactttcctgagcaacaacagactttttctgggtcttacttacatccaggatctcctttggcccatcaggcagatttctacacaatctcctttcaggcaaacccatagacttcctagatgaaaggttagaaacatttccctttcctttgccacacacaagcttaggaatcctttccttcttgctacaagtttccacaccatcagtaggtaacacaaccaaatcacctgcatgctctccgtgtgccccggctagggtattaccctgattagacagtgttgctacaccctttaccaaccacacactagcaataggcaaaatacaagcaccagaattgtctggtctctgggattttgctaagacactaactgtatgcaacttagttacagtgccattctccccagcagacacagacttaggaccattcccttcctgggctttagttgaattcagaaccaactttgagacaactgcactattctcaaccatcacaggctgaaaggcaccttctgtctgctccacagacaaagaagagctggagacaccttttttaccagacacatagctcgggatttcatttcccttgtcccaacacacagggctgttcacagacaactgcttggagactgaggtagcttcctccataggcaagtcaatacccctgacagacacaggcacatttccttcactgtcactattctccacacaggaaacaggtaaggtatagggacattcaccttctcctctccctgccttcccaaactgctgactagacaaagccatcagctcacaaggccgccttggctcctccaaacttttcctgccttcctctcctttgtcccagcacacagggctgattacagacaaagactgggagagtggggcagcttccttaccaggcaccttgccactcccagcagataaactgctctttttactacactgagccactgccagcaaatcacagttacccttttcagattcacttttacaagctgtactagccaccaaagcatcacccatcaaaaatccaccctttccttcctcagttaggggttccacctgaccatcctctttagtctgctccagagaaacattttcctgcccaataagattttgctgctcttgatttaactccagattcacttctgagacactagaccgacattcagaaacttcatttaccgacaaatagctcttctcagacaaacctttggagcaaccctccccaggcaaatcattgcccacaatggacacaggtttaagatcattcctgtcctgtgactgaccacctggactgaacaaagctttaacattttccccaatcaaaagatccttaggcaataacttccttaccccagctataacctcatgcttagcaccattccattcaaggtggattctggctaaaggcacacagacagtaaactcatagaggactacaacattcacactctgatttggtaaataatcttcctctttgacaagatctgctttaacaagagtgatgttagaagccataatttgccctacacagcttttaccattgacttttacattctctgtgaatctttcattaccactcccatacagagcattggcaccagctatggagtcaccctttactgaacacacagtaaaagcatttacataaaaggtggcagaattggggtacatttggttacacccagacaactgctcagagttatacaacataccaacattgttataaactggactttcaagaggatacaatttctgcttttcttcccttgcttttttgacttggagctgaaatctttgcacttttgcctcagcttctagttcctgcaatcgaatttctgccagtctttgttcatgttcaagttgcagtttacttgctgccttttgcttttcaattgcttctgccttctgatcactggccattaacagatctctcagttcttgatttgtagctttctttccaaagcttatccccttttctgaacacaaatctttcagggcttttttgtcaaggccctcatatgctctttgctcacccattgcaattgctctttaaccaaccaaactctcaatcccaaaattcaaatttggataacgtggggttctgatccaaagcttaattgacctggttctgtggatccaagcacgactacgccactgtgacaatgcggatctggcggaacccaactgagagtgccaactcaggacaaattgctcaaacagggcagttacagcccaaggctggggtttcttccacctctaaggcaaaccaaaccagccagactaggaggacttcggtctcaccccctggctaaccgcaagtctcacaagcaatctccttagacaccccagtttcccagtattaccaccagtgccactcgttatggggacaaatggttatgaaaaccaataccccagtaaaagaaaaaggttctcctgatcccaaaggaccaagccccagacccaggtcaatatacaagttagatcttacccacaaatcacgctgttgccaatcctttagaatctaaaatctaaaggtttattcataaaaggaaaaagatagagatgagagttagaattggtgaaatggaatcaattacatacagtaatggcaaagttcttggttcaggcttgcagcagcgatggaataaactgcaggttcaaatcaagtctctggaatacatcccccgctgggatgggtcatcagtcctttgttcaaagcttcagcttgtagcaaagttcctccagaggtatgaagcaggattgaagacaagatggggatgaggcatcagccttatatagtcttttccaggtgtaagaacacctttgttcttactgtggaaaattacagcaaaatggagtctggagtcacatgggccagtccctgcatactttgctgaattacaaggcgtatctgccttctctcaatgggtccattgtatagctgatggtccttaatgggccatcaagcaggctaggcagagctagcaccagtttgtctgggatgtcacccagcagcatagcacaagtttgaaacacagacagtatagagccaatattcataacgtcaACTACAGAATTGAttcatacatatagacagcataatcataacccatacaccataaccttgtcttagacaccccatttgaccccctttacacaagatctgggtgccactataggaccttggttgcaacaatgatctatatggtcccagagtatatcaataacgtcacagtttCCCAGCCACAGGGGGCACCACCATGTCATGCACCCACAGCCCCTTCAactccgacccaccacagccccctgctatcccatccctgcccctccccgccccccagctctgccggtgaccctcactcccgactcgcagccctTCTGTGCTCACCAGCTGCTGCACAAATTGTTCATATTTCCTCCTGGAGGCTTCTActgcttttctgttttcctcctcTATCATCACTGCCATCTGTGGTAGGATGGGaaaaagggtgggggatggggatggaaccatctctgaactgggaacccctctccccccagggccggctttaggccgattcagccgattcggctgaattgggccccgcgccaagagggccccacgctgcagctgtttaccccgcccccagctcacttccccctcctcccctcccctgcacgctccgccccctcccctgcttcccgcaaatcagagattcgcgggaagtctgagaggaagcaggggcgggccggcagcacaaagtaagctggggtggtggggttgggagaagggctccggggaggcacggccggttcccgcaggccccagcagctctggcccggcccggtccccgcggctcgggtccccccccccgcgcggcttctgcggcgcggctcaggtcccccccctgcggcgcggtgcgggtctccccgtgtccccccccccgcggcgcggcgcggctcgggtttccccgtgtctctccccccgcggcgcggctcaggtttccccgtgtctctccccccgcggcgcgggtcGGGTCTCCCCATGTCTctccccccgcggctcgggtctccctgtgtccccccgtcccccccgcagcgcggcgcagctcgggtctccccgtgtcccccccccaccgcggcgcggcgcggctcgggtttccccctgacccccccccccgccccggcgtggcgcggctcgggtctccccgtgtcccccccccctctgtccccccccgcggcgcggctcgggtctccccgtgtccccccccacggcgcggctcgggtctccccgtccccccccctccgtcccccccccacggcgcttgcagcaagccccgcccccaagaatcgggccccgcttttgctaaagccggccctgccccccactcaccttTTCCCCATTCCTCCAGGGCCCTGCTCGCTACTgtcacctccccactgccccctgaccccccacattcccccagagccagggacagcccCCCAATGACATCACAGCAAGGGCCACATTAGCATCACCCCTGTGGAGGGGGCTGGTTCTCCGGCTGGGTCTCTGAGGGTTCCCTTATCTCTCAGGGGCTGGTGTCAGGGAGCCCCAATCAGGACATTTTGCAGGAGGCTGTcgtggtgccccctcctggcctaGTGCAACTGGCTAATGGCAGGAGGATCTGGGGTGAGAATAAACTGAAACTGTTGGTTTGGGATTTGGGGGTTTCTAATCTCCCTAACCCCTtaggattgttttaaaatcagtggggaaatgagAGGAAATGCCCCAAAATTGTCCCCTCTACACACGCACTGAATCAGGGgagttttaaatatttaaaacaaacataaagtatgaaaatcaatttttcttccacttgttgaaaatgaaaaccaaaaaaacttgTGACCGAGGGATGCTGGGGGCGGCTCGGAGCACGGGATCCACGGCCATGTTATTTATCTACTGAGGTCGATGGgatctgggctggattctgatctcggtgACCCGGCTGTAAATCAGTCAACCCCTGTGTCCTTTTGTAATCTCGCAAAATTACCTGTTGTAAATTTGTTTTTATCTATCCCCAAACATcctcatatctatctatcccctgcATACAGAGGTTCCCAGTGCTGACGGCTGGGACAGACCCTTACCCAGAGTGAGGTGTGATGGTTTCTTCCCACTATCTGCCCCCCGCAGCAGGGGCTCCTAATCTGAACATCCTGCCCTCCTCTCCCGCTCATTCCCCTGACCTGGAGTGTTGGTGCCTGTCTTGTTCTGGACCATCTTCTGTCCAAACCAGGCCCGCGGCCAGTGCCCAACCCCCCCAATCAGGCCAAAGACCCCGGCCCCAGTCccaatggccactgcttcccccagccccactagAGCTGCACCCGCCCTGATGCCTACTCCGATACCCGCACCCACCACTGCCAGAACCGCCCCCCCGCCCAATGTACAGGAccaaccactcggccttcttcactttaaagcgCTGTTCATATCGCGGCAGGAACTCCGCCATCTGATTGTCCAGCTccttcttcagctcctccagggcaccctgtttctgggggtcctcgccccacagctccccccggcagcgctccagcagctcctggtgtTTCCCCTCCAGCGTCGCTGTATCTCCAGGGGCTTCACCCTCAGGCAGCTGCTCATGCTCTGGTGGTCACGGTCCTGCCGGGATGGGGGAGTGATTGGCCATTAGGGACGAGCACTAGCGTTACCCAGCCACAGGGGGCGCCGCCTCCTCACACACCCGCagccccctcactcccaacccacagccccctgctacctcaGCCTTGCCTCCCCTCAGgtatgctggtgcccctcactcccaatctgcagcccctctgcactcACCAGCTCCTGCACAAATTGGTCATATTCCCTCCTGGTGGCTTCTACTGCTCTcctgtttaactcctgtctcATCACTGCAAATGCCTCAGCCatctgtgtggggagagggaacgGGGTTGTGGGTGCGGATGGGATGGGCCCATCTCTGAACTAGGAGCCCAGCCACAGTCACCACCTTCCCCACATTCGTACAGGACCTGCTCCTCGCTATCACCTCCGAACTGGTCCCCAACCCACCACATTTCAATAGAGCCAGAGGGCAGCACCTCGACCCCACAGCCATGACCACGTTGCTGCCACCCtagtggaggggctggttctctggcaGGGCTTCCTGCAGGTCCCCTTATCTCTTGGGTGCTAGGAGTCCTCGATCAGGACATTTGGTGGAGCTGTTGTGGTGCCCCCTTCTGGGCTAGTGTGATTGGCCAATGTCAGGAGGACCTGGGGTTGGGGTCAATAggaccagccccccgccccaaatccaggctggaaagagagaggcggagggaggggtgacctgGTACCTTCATGGGTGAGGAGAAGTCGTAGCACTGGGTCTTCCAATATCGGGAGACGCCCTGCAGGGAATAACACCTGGGGGAACTGGGATCAGGGACagctcagcccccttccccccgctgagccccttcccgctccctgcagcccagcaccccctacagagcaccctgccccgctccctgcagaatGGCACCCTGTATTGAATCCCTGTCCCCGCCTTGCGGCCCATTTTGCTGTCTCCcatccagccagccccccccccgcctttaacagcccccactctcccaccTTGATCCTGGCAGCCAGCTGAGCCCCCGTCAGCACCTGCCCAGCTCGGTCCGTCCGGATGTGTGTCCCTGCTGAGCGCACCACGGTGCTGATGTAGTCACACAGGCACTGCCAGAAATCCTCGTCCATGTCTGCAGAGGGGAAAaggacccaggtgtccagggTAGGACACACGTTAAATGCGATTGGGTGGGCTAGTTTGTGCCACAGGAAATGAGATTTCATCTCTGGGCAACAGCTGcttaacaccccccacccctctgcctgggggaaaatgggggagaggcatgagggggcaaggagaggctgcagtggggagacagCAGTTTCCACTGGGTGGTGCCAGGGGACCCATGAAGACCCAACAGGGGGACACCAGCAGCGTTCCCCTAGCAGACCAGGACCCCAGCAGTGACCCCCGCCCcatgtccctctcccctcccacacagatGCTGTGACCCAGCGAGTGCCCCTGTGCAGTGGGCAGTAGAGTCAATTCTAAGTCAAGGGGGGTGAGCTGGGCACtgggattttggggtgggggaagcgcaagaggggaagaaaggggcagcagaggagagagggtggggatgggggcagggaagagggtgggggcaatgcaggagggggtgaggactgggggagcagagcagggggtgagaGGGCAGAAAATGAGGGTCTCTTACCATCTGgcgtccctgccctgctcctggtgaaCTGAGTGCCAGGGTGGGGCAACAGGTAGCACCAGGTGCCGCTCGCCCTCAGGGCTTCCAACACCAGGGGCTGCTCAGCAGAGACCTCCAGGTCCTGCGGGAGTCAAAGCAACATTTGTGGCCGTCAGCAGGGAATCAGACCCGCTGTGGAAACGTTCAGCTCCGCCCCAAAGTttgctgtttccctgaacacacgTGGTATCTGATCATTACCTGTGTGATTTCTCCAAGATACTCCTGCCCCGCGTCCGCGCCGTAGGCTCCAGAGAGCTGCCAATCTCGCACCAACAGGTCCAGGCGCTGCAACAGAGAGCACAGGAGAAGGgtcacactggggctgggggcacagagaggagacCAGAGCTGGAGGCTGTTGTCCAACCCAGCCACGGACACTGAGACCCTGGGCATGACGTGGGCGTGGAGGGAGAACAATGGACTGGATGTTTCTTTGGGGTTtgtccagcacctggcacaatggggtctgggtcTAGGACGGGGGCTCTGAGGTGCTCTGGCAATAGAGACAGTAAATAAGAATAGTAAGAATCAGGTGGGATAACAGGactggcgggggggtggggggtggaacaaGCATTATATCCTCATATGGGGGGTGATGGGAAACAAGGACCCACCTGGATTGGGACCAGATTGCAGGTCCCTCCAACCTCCTTCGCAACCTGAATGAACATCTGagatgcagaaagagagagagagagagagcgagagagagagagaaggcaacATTTTTCCATCTTGAACAAACCATCCCCGCACATGTGACCAATCAAGATTGGCAATGCAAAATAAACGAGTGAAATAAATGCCACTGAAACTAAAGGGATCCCAGACAACATTCAGTGGAAACTGATCAttgaagagagaaaaattaacaaaatgaagagagaaaacaGAATTTCAAACAACAATAACTCAACACCAGTAATCAAAGATataaaagcaataactgaatTCAGAAAACCCACTAGTTGGTTCTAGAAAAGCAGTCACAGAAGACACAGAAAGCCAAAAATCAAACTCATCAAGCCAACAATTGGAGAccaaaaagaaataatgaaaagaagaaaactagTCATTGGAATCAGAAAACCAATGATTGAAACCAGAAAAGCGGTGAAATAAATCACACAATCACTTAACAAAATCAACACACTAATAATTAATGCCAGAAAACCAATAGTCAAAAATAGAAAACCAGCATTTATCCAAGTCAGAAAAACAGTAATCAAAGCAAGTTATCGGGAATTAACGTCTGAAAGCCAACAATAAACAATAAGTATTTGAAATAAGAAAACCAATAGTCAGAGAGTCAAAACCAGCAATGCAAGTCAGAAAACCAGATATCAAAGTCAAAATACTGTACCCCAAAGTGAAAGACAGAAAACCAGTAATCAATATCAGAAAAGCAATAACTGAATGCAGAAGTCCAATCATCAAAGCCAGAAAAGTAGTaatgaaaatcagaaaaccaAGAGCCAAAACAGAAGACCAATAATAGAAGTATGAAAACCAGATCAAGGTCACAAAACCAAGTCAAAGTTAGAAAATGAATAGTCAAAGAGAGAAACCAGTAGTGAAAAGAAGCAATAAGTGAacagcagaaatgaaaaaaaagtttaaacactccgaatatataaagaaaaattaaaagccgGTAATCAGTAGAGAGACACTAATAAATGAAGCTCTGTAAACAAACACTGAAATCTTGTAACCAataaagaaaaagcagaaaaccaATAATGAACCGCTTCCCCAAAccagtgagatcaaaatctgacAATCAGAGAACGAAACCCAATAAATGACATGGGAGTGGTGATAACTAAAGCCACAAAACTGACAAGCATGGACCAAAACACAATGAACGAGAACTGAAAACCAAAGGCTGAAAATCATAGATCGAAACCTGAGAAACAATGAGTGGAACCCAAAAACGTGCAGAGAGAAACCCAAGAAATGCTAACATTTGGCTGTTCTTTGAAAGTGGAAATTGGCATGaaaacattctgattttgtcagttttccatttttcaacaaaacttttattttccatctcCCCACATGGTCACTATGAAATCAACTGACAACTAATGGTAGGTACGAAATAACAAACAGCTAATAGCTAGTAGTGACTCACAAATAATCAATAACTGGCAGCTattaatgaatataaaataaCCAATTATACAAGTTAGTTAATTGGCTAAGTGAAGTAAAAGACCTAGAAGACAACCGGATGGcatttctctttgtctgtctgtatcgTGATCACTTTTTGAGaccacatctgatcaattccCAAATTTCAGGGGAGACGCTGGGCAACAGTTGAAAGAACGCTACTGACTTGGGGCGGGGGAAATTGGAAAACGGGAAAGCCCAATTTCCATTTAGATCCGGTGAGTAGCATCAGCAGCCAATGAGCCAATCACTCTGGGCAAGGAAGGTAGCAGGGACTTCTGGGTGCTGAgcagggagaatggggggcaCATAGACCCCTggcatgcagggagggggaatgaagcacacacagaggtggggctgggggatgggacataGGTTTAGGGTTATGGCTGGTTGGGAAGATTCcaatggaacatttttcccatcacAATCCCTTAACTAACGCAGAGCGATgcagggtgcccagggctggctcctgccCATCCAGACTCAGTGTCTGGGTGCAGGACATGTGCAGGTGGCTCCTGCCCCATATGGGGcacaggcagagagcagggctgggtgccaCAGGTATATTGGAGCGCCAGCCCAAGAAGGCCGAGATACGGTTGGGCGGGCATttcccttaactctgctggccctgGCTTGGCTGAGCACGACATTCTGGCTGGACACGTTCTGTGAGAAATGCTGATTTCTGGGGGCACGTGTATCTGGGCTACCCCTTGCTCCATGGTGGCATGGTCccagggccaccgagagcgggttcgggacCCCCAgtaagggcggaccagctaaacagggccaacaagaggggggggaagctgggctccAGACTCCCTTCCGGACcgctgggccccgggccccctttcGGACAGCCAGgtcccggtaatttgtactggttcccccccccctcgtCAGCCCTGGTTCCACCCACCTCAGCTCTGGGTCACCAAAGCTACCACAAGGCTACCTGACCCTCCCGGAAACCTGAGTCTGCAGGAGCATTTCAGATCACTTAGGGGAGTGAACCGggacctctccaccagccccccAGCAGGTCCAGCACTCAGCAGTGAGAACCAGAGCTAATCGGTTAATGACAAATAGCCACCAGGTAATGATAAAGAACCAGAAATATGATAGTCACTAATATTTGATTAATTACTGCTCACGTATTACTGTTCAGACTCATTGCTCGAATCCCAGCCTGGGGCACGATCTCTGGCACTTTTTAAACATCAATAACAGCCTCTAGACTGCCCCCCTCCAATCCCTAAATCACCCAGGGTCTTGGGTCCCCCCAGCAGAGACCTGGCTGGCAGGTCCGTGTCAGTAGAGCTGTGTgtatcctctgccccacccacctCCAAATAATCTGCCTCCGTCTGCTTAAATGTACTGGAAATGTTAATGatctgaaaaataataataagaaaaggtgagcccgcctgccaaccccacacctcaccccaccgcagcacagcccccctgctggccccctcaccccgctccccacagcacagcaccccctgcagagCCCTCAGTCCCGTCCCCCGCAGCACGGCTCCCCCACCCAGTAGGAGCTGAGCAATATGCCCAACACGGAGAGCTTGATGCTGGTCTCCATACGGCGCTGCAGGTCAAGGGAGCCCTCGGTGTCCACCAGGAACATGGCCACCTGCAGGGACAGACACACGGACAGATCCACCGGCCACAGCGATGAGTGCCCTGCACTGACGCCACCCTCGCCCCTGCCCATCCCTGGCTCCTACGCTGCCCGGCTTCCTGGGGCCGGCCCTGGGCacgctggctggagacaggccctgggggaggaggttcaAGCTGTGaataccccccacccctaactccATCCCAGTGTGTCTGTAGGGAACTACAGGGCTGGGACCTTATCCCCATCTGTccatttctttcccccctcctccagcccctcccgtCCCCCTGCCCCTGTACAGGACTTTGCCCCCTCCAGactcccccattcccctccctcctccccactactccagccccctgctccccttagaatcttccccccacaccactctctttcccctcccttactgccccatcccccattcccctgcctgcttccctgccccactccccctcctcccctgggcgtgGACCCAGAGGGGCTGGTCCCACATCCACACGCCCCTCATCACGGTCGCTGTCCCATTGCGACACTCAACCCCCCCCAGGGCCTCGTCCTCTCAGCCCATCCATGACGCATCCACAGCCTCCTGTAGGGGTGACCAGggcaaggtcagaagggaacggGGATTGGGTCTGGCATTCtcagggggcagggtggtgggacactgggggaggaggtggagttctaagggtctgggggtggggttacagctggaggatgggaccagtggtacatggggaggggccatggctggagggtggggcctgtggtgcagggggaggggccacgACCAGAGGGTGGGGCCTTTGGTGAACAGGGAGGGGCcatggctgcagggtggggcctcagttGCTCTGCCCTGGGCCTGGTACAGCGGGAGGGCCCTGCCTGGGGAGAGGGGACCTTTGCTGTAGGGGGCATGGCCAGtcgtggagggggagggggccctTGCCGAGGTGGGTGGGGTTTGTGttgcaaggggcagggccctggctggggtgggtggggtctcTGGTTCAGGTGATGGGGCCATAGCTGGGGCTCCTGT encodes:
- the LOC135983250 gene encoding RING finger protein 112-like translates to MFIQVAKEVGGTCNLVPIQRLDLLVRDWQLSGAYGADAGQEYLGEITQDLEVSAEQPLVLEALRASGTWCYLLPHPGTQFTRSRAGTPDGKRPSFSALSPPALLPQQRGGGC